From the Candidatus Binatia bacterium genome, one window contains:
- the infB gene encoding translation initiation factor IF-2: MPRRRVHELAKEYGIDAKDLLAKLEKVGVRNKRSQSSLTEDEVERLKPELVPEEKPSVAVGDERVVQGTEGQTVVERRVRTNVIRRRTTRTEPALGVDASTPLDEPLPLHTESFESFESFAMPEPLPESPSIPPHVDEPVIEAVPPTSEPVPPPMPAPAVAKAPEPKPAIEVLRGPRVLGRIDLRKTVTPAAPVRREATTDAGRERLRREGTQLPPSPQPPAAPEGEEAKPRKKKRRVISKPEFQELTDQERRRARLPRKKKALPGKEQKKTEITTPRASKRVVRISEVVTVGELAKAMGVKAGEIIKKLMDSGMMATINQVLDFDTASLIASEFEYNIENVAFDAESALEIGHEAPTDDNVQPRPPVVTIMGHVDHGKTSLLDAIRQTNVTAQEAGGITQHIGAYRVDVRGRQVTFLDTPGHEAFTAMRARGAKVTDMVVLVVAADDGVMPQTVEAINHARAANVPIIVAINKIDKPDANVERIKQSLTEYGLVAEDWGGDTICVPVSAKTKEGLPHLLEMLLLQADVLELKANPDKRARGTIVEAKLDRGRGPVATVLVQEGTLKGGDPFVCGGNYGRVRAMVDDMGRKVDLAGPSTPVEILGLQGVPEAGNSFVVVGDEATARQVAEHRRGKQREATLVKTAKVSLEDLYHQIQAGDIKELRVVIKADVQGSVEALSEALSRLSTDEVRLNVLHASVGGITESDVLLASASNAVVIGFNVRPESKATDVAEREGVDVRLYTVIYDALNDVRDAMEGLLEPTVREKTVGRAEVRQVFSVPSFGVISGSFVLDGKITRNAAARLVRDHVVVYTGKVTSLRRFKEDAREVQTGYECGIGLENYQDAKVGDIIEVYETERVARRLTPSTGKTAAAERRL; this comes from the coding sequence ATGCCGCGCAGACGTGTACACGAGCTCGCCAAAGAATACGGTATTGATGCCAAGGACCTTCTCGCGAAGCTTGAGAAAGTCGGAGTCCGCAACAAGCGGTCGCAGAGCTCGCTGACGGAAGACGAAGTCGAGCGGCTCAAGCCAGAGCTGGTACCAGAGGAGAAGCCCTCCGTTGCGGTGGGTGACGAGCGCGTCGTCCAGGGAACCGAAGGTCAGACCGTAGTCGAGCGCCGTGTGCGCACCAACGTGATCCGGCGCCGCACGACCCGCACCGAACCGGCTCTTGGAGTCGATGCGTCGACGCCTCTGGACGAGCCGCTGCCGCTGCACACCGAATCGTTTGAATCGTTCGAATCCTTTGCGATGCCTGAACCCTTGCCGGAATCCCCTTCGATACCGCCTCACGTGGATGAACCCGTGATTGAAGCTGTTCCGCCGACATCTGAACCCGTGCCGCCGCCCATGCCTGCCCCTGCCGTGGCAAAGGCTCCGGAGCCGAAGCCCGCAATCGAAGTGCTGCGCGGCCCACGCGTGCTTGGCAGAATCGACCTGCGCAAAACGGTAACCCCAGCCGCACCGGTACGGCGAGAGGCCACGACCGATGCCGGCAGAGAACGCCTGCGACGTGAGGGCACCCAGCTGCCACCGTCACCCCAACCGCCAGCCGCGCCCGAAGGGGAGGAAGCCAAGCCGCGCAAGAAGAAGCGGCGCGTGATCAGCAAACCGGAGTTCCAAGAGCTGACGGATCAGGAACGGCGGCGCGCGAGACTCCCGCGCAAGAAGAAGGCCCTGCCCGGAAAAGAACAGAAGAAAACCGAAATCACTACGCCGCGCGCCAGCAAGCGTGTGGTGCGGATCTCAGAGGTCGTCACGGTCGGCGAATTGGCCAAAGCGATGGGCGTCAAGGCCGGCGAGATCATCAAGAAGCTGATGGACTCCGGGATGATGGCCACCATCAACCAGGTGCTCGATTTCGACACCGCGAGCCTGATAGCATCGGAATTCGAGTACAACATCGAGAACGTCGCCTTTGACGCAGAATCCGCCCTCGAAATCGGGCACGAAGCTCCGACGGACGACAACGTGCAGCCCCGGCCGCCAGTGGTCACGATCATGGGCCACGTCGATCACGGCAAGACCTCACTGCTCGATGCCATTCGCCAGACGAACGTCACGGCACAAGAGGCCGGCGGCATCACGCAACATATCGGCGCCTACCGCGTCGACGTGCGCGGCAGGCAAGTCACTTTCCTCGACACGCCGGGCCACGAAGCCTTTACGGCAATGCGGGCGCGCGGCGCGAAGGTCACCGACATGGTCGTGCTGGTGGTGGCCGCCGATGACGGGGTGATGCCGCAAACCGTGGAAGCGATCAATCACGCCCGGGCGGCCAATGTGCCGATCATCGTGGCCATCAACAAGATCGACAAGCCGGACGCCAACGTCGAACGGATCAAGCAGAGCCTCACGGAATACGGTCTTGTCGCCGAAGATTGGGGTGGAGATACCATTTGCGTGCCGGTGTCTGCCAAGACGAAAGAAGGCCTCCCGCACCTCCTGGAAATGCTCCTCCTGCAAGCTGACGTTCTCGAACTCAAGGCCAACCCGGACAAGCGCGCCCGCGGGACCATCGTCGAAGCCAAGCTGGATCGGGGCCGGGGCCCGGTGGCGACGGTTTTGGTGCAGGAAGGCACGCTGAAGGGCGGCGATCCCTTCGTCTGTGGCGGTAATTACGGACGTGTCCGGGCGATGGTGGACGACATGGGACGGAAGGTGGATCTCGCCGGACCTTCGACCCCGGTTGAAATCCTCGGCCTGCAGGGCGTCCCGGAAGCTGGCAACTCCTTCGTCGTTGTGGGCGATGAGGCCACGGCACGCCAGGTGGCGGAACACCGCCGCGGTAAGCAGCGGGAAGCGACCCTGGTGAAGACGGCCAAGGTTTCACTGGAAGACCTCTACCATCAGATCCAAGCCGGCGATATCAAAGAACTCCGCGTAGTAATCAAAGCGGATGTCCAGGGCTCGGTGGAAGCCTTGTCCGAGGCGCTGAGTCGCTTGTCCACTGACGAAGTCCGCCTCAACGTCCTGCATGCGTCTGTGGGCGGCATCACGGAAAGCGATGTGCTGCTGGCCTCGGCCTCCAATGCCGTCGTCATCGGCTTCAACGTGCGCCCGGAATCGAAAGCGACGGACGTCGCAGAGCGCGAGGGCGTCGATGTCCGCCTCTACACCGTGATCTACGACGCCTTGAACGATGTCCGGGATGCCATGGAAGGTCTGCTCGAGCCGACCGTGCGCGAAAAGACCGTGGGGCGTGCCGAGGTGCGGCAAGTGTTCAGCGTTCCCAGCTTCGGGGTCATCTCCGGATCGTTCGTGCTCGATGGCAAGATCACGCGCAACGCGGCGGCCCGCCTGGTTCGCGATCACGTCGTGGTGTACACCGGCAAGGTGACCAGCCTGCGCCGGTTCAAAGAAGACGCCCGTGAAGTGCAGACCGGGTACGAGTGTGGCATCGGGCTGGAGAACTACCAAGACGCAAAGGTCGGGGACATCATCGAGGTGTACGAGACCGAGCGGGTCGCACGGCGGCTGACGCCATCCACTGGCAAGACGGCGGCTGCCGAACGGCGGCTGTAA